A stretch of the Psychroserpens sp. Hel_I_66 genome encodes the following:
- a CDS encoding glycosyltransferase, translated as MLIFTVLFYTFIFIISVQLIFYGIIFGRFLSFKQKKKSQLEHPISIIICAKNEAQNLKNNLPKILSQSYKQFEVVLINDSSTDKTLKVMEGFKKEHSNIKIVNVKPIEAFWGNKKYALTLGIKAAKYNHLLFTDADCVPNSKNWISEMSGQFDNQKSLVIGYGAYQKTKGSLLNLLIRFETFITAVQYFSYAHIGEPYMAVGRNLAYTKDLFYEAKGFMSHMKIASGDDDLFVNEIATNKNTAICISTESFTHSIPKKTFKTWLLQKRRHISTANHYKSKHKIALGLFYISQVLFWILAITLMAVMHQWQIVIVLIALRFIVQYSVLYGIAKKLTEKDLVLYLPFLEIVLIVIQFFIFIKNLSSKPTHWK; from the coding sequence ATGCTAATTTTTACGGTTCTCTTTTACACTTTTATTTTCATAATAAGTGTTCAACTTATTTTCTACGGAATTATTTTTGGTCGTTTTCTATCCTTTAAGCAAAAAAAGAAGTCTCAGTTAGAACACCCAATTTCTATCATAATTTGCGCTAAAAACGAAGCCCAAAATCTAAAAAACAATCTTCCCAAAATATTATCACAGTCTTATAAACAGTTTGAGGTGGTTTTGATAAATGACTCCTCAACAGACAAGACACTTAAGGTAATGGAAGGGTTTAAAAAGGAACATTCTAACATAAAAATAGTCAATGTCAAACCCATTGAAGCCTTTTGGGGAAACAAAAAATACGCACTCACTCTAGGCATAAAAGCTGCAAAATACAATCATTTACTGTTTACAGATGCCGATTGCGTACCAAATTCAAAAAACTGGATCAGTGAAATGAGCGGTCAATTTGATAACCAAAAATCTTTGGTTATTGGCTATGGAGCTTATCAAAAAACTAAAGGCTCACTATTAAATCTATTAATTAGGTTTGAAACTTTTATCACTGCTGTTCAATATTTTTCATATGCACATATTGGTGAACCATATATGGCAGTTGGAAGGAATTTAGCATACACCAAAGACTTATTTTATGAAGCCAAAGGGTTTATGAGCCATATGAAAATAGCTTCGGGAGATGACGATTTATTTGTAAATGAAATTGCTACAAATAAAAATACTGCTATTTGTATTTCTACGGAAAGTTTCACACACTCCATTCCGAAGAAAACCTTCAAAACCTGGCTATTACAGAAGCGACGTCACATTAGCACTGCCAATCATTATAAGTCAAAACATAAAATCGCATTAGGGTTATTTTACATTTCCCAAGTTTTATTTTGGATCTTGGCAATAACGCTAATGGCTGTTATGCACCAATGGCAAATCGTAATCGTATTAATAGCTTTGAGGTTTATTGTTCAATATTCTGTTTTATATGGGATTGCAAAAAAATTAACCGAAAAAGATTTAGTTCTCTATCTTCCATTTCTAGAAATAGTATTGATTGTTATCCAATTCTTTATATTTATAAAAAATCTCTCATCAAAACCTACCCATTGGAAGTAA
- a CDS encoding Nramp family divalent metal transporter, with the protein MKLSFKKIGPGLLFAGAAIGVSHLVQSTRAGADFGFGLIWALLLVNLFKYPFFQFGPRYAMATGETLLDGYRKLGKGVLIAYFVLTFATMFTIQTAVTIVTAGLATSIFGDFISTETWTVIILAICFFILIIGKYSFLDKLMKFIIITLTISTLIAVGFAFHNTAEPISFSQVFPETAQFGFLIAFMGWMPAPLDISIWHSLWAIEKQKSNPEYTVKSTLFDFNVGYFATIILGLGFLGLGAMVMFQSGETFSDKAGEFSNQLISMYTKNLGNWSYIIIGIAAFTTMFSTTLTTLDASPRAMEKTTQLLFGKLSKKSYLFWILVLIFGTIIIFFFLKSEMGLLIKIATVLSFLTAPFYAIINYRLISSKHTPKEWQPSIKLHVLSWLGIIFLIGFCIWYLSIL; encoded by the coding sequence ATGAAGCTTAGCTTTAAAAAAATAGGTCCAGGATTATTATTTGCAGGCGCTGCAATTGGTGTATCACATCTTGTTCAATCTACTAGAGCAGGTGCAGATTTTGGCTTCGGATTAATTTGGGCTTTACTTTTAGTCAACCTATTTAAATATCCCTTTTTTCAATTTGGTCCACGGTACGCTATGGCAACTGGCGAAACACTTTTAGATGGTTATAGAAAATTAGGCAAAGGAGTTTTGATAGCCTATTTTGTTCTCACGTTTGCAACCATGTTTACTATACAAACTGCGGTCACCATTGTTACAGCAGGATTGGCAACCTCTATTTTTGGTGATTTTATTTCTACGGAAACTTGGACGGTGATCATTCTAGCCATCTGTTTTTTCATCTTGATCATTGGTAAATACAGTTTTTTGGACAAACTCATGAAGTTCATCATCATAACGCTAACCATAAGCACCTTAATAGCTGTTGGATTTGCATTTCACAATACCGCAGAGCCTATATCATTTAGCCAAGTGTTTCCTGAGACCGCTCAATTTGGCTTTTTAATAGCATTTATGGGCTGGATGCCTGCTCCTTTAGATATTTCTATATGGCATTCACTTTGGGCCATAGAAAAACAGAAATCCAATCCAGAATACACCGTAAAATCTACCCTCTTTGATTTTAACGTTGGCTACTTTGCTACAATCATTCTAGGTTTGGGCTTTTTAGGGTTGGGAGCAATGGTCATGTTTCAAAGTGGAGAAACGTTTAGTGATAAAGCTGGTGAATTCTCTAACCAATTAATTTCAATGTACACAAAAAATTTGGGTAATTGGTCATACATTATCATTGGTATTGCAGCATTTACAACCATGTTTAGCACCACACTAACAACTCTTGACGCATCACCCAGAGCCATGGAAAAAACAACTCAGCTCCTATTTGGTAAACTTTCCAAAAAATCTTATTTGTTTTGGATTTTAGTTTTAATTTTTGGAACAATTATAATTTTCTTTTTTCTTAAGTCTGAAATGGGATTACTCATCAAAATAGCTACTGTATTATCTTTTCTAACCGCACCCTTCTATGCTATAATCAACTATAGATTAATTAGTAGCAAACACACTCCTAAAGAATGGCAACCAAGCATAAAACTTCATGTTTTAAGTTGGTTGGGAATTATTTTTTTAATAGGATTCTGCATCTGGTATCTTAGCATATTATAA
- a CDS encoding RNA polymerase sigma factor, whose protein sequence is MEVKDAIEKAKKNDQIAFNFLLDSFWNTVYGFQLKRTENENDAEDITIQTFSKAFDKIDTYNDKYEFSTWLVTISKNIHIDLLRKQKSSIYSHSNTDEEKDYYTIIDESPSPEDILITEQNLAKLLRDIKKLKPHYQEVINLRYFQELSYKEISLQVDEPINNIKVKLLRAKKLLAEIIKKE, encoded by the coding sequence TTGGAAGTAAAAGACGCCATAGAAAAAGCCAAGAAAAATGATCAGATTGCCTTTAATTTTTTGTTAGATTCGTTTTGGAATACTGTTTATGGATTTCAACTAAAACGTACAGAAAACGAAAATGATGCTGAAGATATTACCATCCAGACGTTTTCAAAAGCATTCGATAAAATTGATACCTATAATGATAAATATGAATTTTCAACATGGCTTGTCACCATTTCAAAGAATATTCATATTGACTTACTAAGAAAACAGAAGTCCAGCATTTACAGTCATTCCAATACAGATGAAGAAAAAGATTACTACACTATAATTGATGAGTCACCATCACCAGAGGATATATTAATTACCGAGCAAAATCTCGCAAAATTACTTCGAGACATTAAAAAATTAAAACCTCATTATCAGGAAGTTATTAACTTGAGATATTTTCAAGAATTAAGCTACAAAGAAATTTCCTTACAAGTAGATGAGCCCATCAACAATATAAAAGTGAAACTCTTACGCGCAAAAAAACTTCTTGCAGAGATTATTAAAAAAGAATAA
- a CDS encoding ATP-binding protein encodes MSQTKHYLFAFFISISCAVFAQNEVIQDIEVVKLRIENTITQSEFDQKRGDYLSAKENLEKALEFAITIEDKKSQGVIYANIGKLQFTANEFDKSLASLIKAAEIQREIEDNENLAVTYSIKGSLHAGKEEYSDALGYFNSAKTLFEENDLEAKIPEITLNQGKVYFNLKDYKTAKSFFEKTIVLARKNNQKNIQSNALIFNGKSQVKLGNIKKGISLTNEGLQIAQSNKQIDNINEAFLTLSNIYKSDNDFKQAHDYLQKHVSLSDSLLAVERANRSLSGNKKYVNNYNVSEFQKLKTKVEEQESDSNLAKITTILSIALITILSLLTLSLYKNNNIRLKSNNMLQEKNDDLIEAMKRAELASKTKANFLSTVTHELRTPLYAVTGLTNMLLEEEPNEKQIPHLKSLKFSGDYLLTFINDILQINKIEANKVELDPVLFNLKTKVENVCSALNNSASDNNTKMHYEFQKGLPETYIGDNLKISQILINLIGNSIKFTKDGDIWVRVYSISNNANDYMLRFEIEDNGIGISKEKQENMFESFSQGSIQINRKYGGTGLGLSIVKGLIEILKGKIYLKSELGKGTTFFFEIPLTYAPETVKIEKEDYSKNISKLDISNIKILIVEDNKINQMITKKILNKMNLECDIVDNGEAAVEQVKQNNYNVVLMDIHMPGISGLEATKIIRTFDKELTIFALTAVTLEDKMHEFDEAGFDDIISKPFKQEDFEKKLYEVLANQKATAPIHK; translated from the coding sequence ATGTCTCAGACTAAACATTATCTTTTTGCTTTTTTTATAAGTATCTCCTGCGCAGTATTTGCGCAAAATGAGGTTATTCAAGATATTGAAGTTGTTAAATTACGTATTGAAAACACAATAACACAATCTGAATTCGATCAAAAAAGAGGTGATTATCTAAGTGCTAAAGAGAATCTTGAAAAAGCACTAGAATTTGCCATAACCATTGAAGACAAAAAAAGCCAAGGCGTAATCTATGCCAATATTGGTAAATTACAGTTTACAGCAAATGAATTTGATAAATCTTTGGCCTCCTTAATAAAAGCTGCAGAAATACAGAGAGAGATTGAAGATAATGAGAACTTAGCAGTGACATACAGTATAAAAGGATCTCTTCATGCTGGTAAAGAAGAGTATAGTGATGCACTGGGATATTTCAATTCTGCAAAAACTCTTTTTGAAGAAAATGATCTAGAAGCAAAAATTCCTGAAATAACCTTAAACCAAGGTAAAGTATATTTTAACCTTAAAGATTACAAAACTGCAAAATCGTTTTTTGAAAAAACAATTGTTTTAGCAAGAAAGAATAATCAAAAAAATATCCAGTCAAATGCTTTAATTTTTAACGGTAAATCACAAGTAAAGCTCGGCAACATTAAAAAAGGAATTTCTCTTACAAATGAAGGATTGCAAATCGCTCAAAGCAATAAGCAAATAGACAATATCAACGAGGCTTTTTTGACATTGAGCAATATCTATAAAAGTGATAATGATTTTAAACAAGCTCATGATTATTTACAAAAACATGTGAGTCTTTCAGATTCTTTATTAGCTGTAGAACGAGCAAATAGGTCACTTTCTGGAAATAAAAAATACGTAAACAATTATAATGTTTCTGAATTTCAAAAACTTAAAACGAAAGTCGAAGAACAAGAGTCTGACAGTAACCTAGCCAAAATCACAACAATTTTAAGTATTGCCTTAATAACGATTTTATCGCTTTTAACGCTATCACTTTATAAAAACAATAATATTAGATTAAAGTCTAATAATATGCTTCAAGAAAAGAATGATGATTTAATTGAAGCAATGAAAAGAGCCGAATTAGCCTCAAAAACAAAAGCTAATTTTTTATCTACAGTAACTCACGAGTTAAGAACACCTTTATACGCTGTAACCGGTTTAACAAATATGCTTTTAGAAGAAGAGCCTAATGAAAAACAAATACCGCATTTAAAATCATTAAAATTTTCTGGAGATTATTTATTGACTTTTATCAATGATATTCTTCAAATCAATAAAATTGAGGCTAATAAGGTCGAGTTAGATCCAGTATTATTTAATCTTAAAACTAAGGTTGAAAATGTATGTTCTGCTCTTAATAATTCGGCTTCAGATAATAATACTAAAATGCACTATGAGTTTCAAAAAGGCCTACCCGAAACTTACATAGGTGATAATTTAAAAATATCCCAAATACTCATCAATTTAATTGGTAACTCCATTAAATTCACAAAAGACGGTGACATCTGGGTAAGAGTTTATAGTATTAGCAATAATGCCAATGACTATATGTTACGCTTCGAAATTGAAGATAATGGTATTGGTATCTCCAAAGAAAAACAAGAAAATATGTTTGAGAGCTTCTCCCAAGGCTCCATTCAAATCAATAGAAAATATGGTGGGACAGGTTTAGGTCTGTCTATCGTAAAAGGTCTAATTGAAATATTAAAAGGAAAAATCTACTTAAAAAGTGAACTCGGAAAAGGAACAACCTTCTTTTTTGAAATCCCATTAACCTACGCTCCAGAAACTGTTAAAATCGAAAAAGAAGATTACTCTAAAAACATTAGCAAATTGGACATTAGCAACATTAAGATTTTAATTGTCGAGGACAATAAGATCAACCAAATGATCACTAAAAAGATTCTAAACAAAATGAATCTTGAATGTGATATTGTAGACAATGGCGAGGCAGCTGTAGAACAAGTGAAACAAAATAATTATAATGTTGTTTTGATGGATATTCATATGCCAGGAATTAGCGGATTGGAAGCCACTAAAATCATTAGGACTTTTGACAAAGAGCTGACTATTTTTGCTCTTACAGCAGTAACGTTAGAAGATAAAATGCATGAATTTGACGAAGCAGGTTTTGATGACATTATTTCAAAACCATTTAAGCAGGAAGATTTTGAAAAGAAACTCTACGAAGTATTGGCGAATCAAAAAGCTACAGCTCCAATTCATAAATAA
- the murB gene encoding UDP-N-acetylmuramate dehydrogenase, translating to MQILKNISLKPYNTFGIDVNAKKFVSVNTLEDLIAIFSSENDPQKFILGGGSNMLLTKDIDALVIHLDLKGKEIISKTEDDVFIKCNAGENWHEFVLWTLEHDFGGLENLSLIPGNVGTSPIQNIGAYGVELKDTFQSCDALNLKTLEIETFDKNTCQFDYRNSIFKQQAKGKYIIVSVVFKLSTANHKLHTNYGAISSQLKEWNIDEPTIQDISKAVIVIRESKLPNPKEIGNSGSFFKNPVISIEEFSKLQLNFKEVPHYNVSEKEVKIPAGWLIEKAGFKGKTFGNYGVHKNQALVLVNYGGATGTEILALSKLIQKTVHRIFNIDIEAEVNIV from the coding sequence GTGCAAATACTCAAAAACATATCCTTAAAACCCTACAACACATTTGGGATAGACGTCAATGCAAAGAAGTTTGTATCGGTAAATACCCTAGAAGACTTAATTGCTATTTTTTCTTCGGAAAACGATCCACAAAAATTCATTTTAGGAGGTGGCAGCAACATGTTGCTCACCAAAGATATTGATGCCCTTGTTATTCATTTAGACTTAAAAGGGAAAGAGATCATTTCAAAAACCGAAGATGACGTATTTATTAAATGTAATGCTGGTGAAAATTGGCATGAATTTGTATTATGGACTTTAGAACACGATTTTGGAGGTTTGGAAAATCTTTCACTCATTCCTGGTAATGTTGGCACAAGCCCAATTCAAAATATTGGTGCCTATGGTGTAGAGTTAAAAGACACGTTTCAATCCTGTGATGCTCTAAATTTAAAAACTTTAGAAATTGAAACATTTGATAAAAATACGTGTCAATTTGATTATAGAAATTCAATTTTTAAGCAACAGGCAAAAGGAAAATACATTATTGTTAGCGTGGTTTTTAAATTGAGTACAGCAAATCATAAATTACACACCAATTATGGTGCAATTAGCTCTCAGTTAAAAGAATGGAATATTGATGAACCCACAATACAAGATATCTCTAAAGCAGTAATCGTAATTAGAGAGAGCAAACTTCCAAATCCAAAGGAAATCGGAAATTCTGGTAGTTTCTTTAAAAATCCGGTAATTTCAATTGAGGAATTTTCAAAACTTCAACTGAATTTTAAAGAGGTACCTCATTATAATGTTTCAGAAAAAGAAGTAAAAATACCTGCAGGTTGGCTCATAGAAAAAGCTGGTTTTAAAGGTAAAACATTTGGTAATTATGGTGTTCACAAAAATCAAGCGCTTGTCTTGGTTAATTATGGAGGAGCTACGGGAACTGAAATTCTAGCACTCTCAAAACTAATACAAAAAACAGTACATCGAATTTTCAATATTGATATCGAGGCAGAAGTCAATATTGTATAA
- the gap gene encoding type I glyceraldehyde-3-phosphate dehydrogenase: protein MIRVAINGFGRIGRRVCRLIQDRENIEVVAINDLADAKTLSHLLKYDSIHGISKQEISSSENTIFINQKPIPLLNNTHPKLIDWKPYNVDFVIEASGKFKLSEDLKHHINNGAKRVILSVPPIEDDISTIVLGVNDSDINSEDLIISNASCTTNNAAPMIAIIDKLCGVKQAYITTVHSYTTDQSLHDQPHRDLRRARAAGQSIVPTTTGAAKALTKIFPKLSNVIGGCGIRVPVANGSLTDITFNVERTVTIDEINTAFKYAADTYLKNILEYTEDPIVSIDIVGNTHSCIFDSQMTSVIGGNMIKIIGWYDNETGYSSRVLDLISDLTMK from the coding sequence ATGATTCGTGTTGCAATTAATGGTTTTGGCCGAATTGGTAGACGCGTTTGCAGATTAATTCAAGATCGAGAGAATATTGAAGTTGTTGCAATCAATGATCTCGCAGACGCAAAAACGTTAAGCCACTTACTAAAGTATGATAGTATCCATGGGATTTCAAAACAAGAGATTTCTTCTTCGGAAAATACTATTTTCATTAACCAAAAGCCTATCCCTTTATTAAATAATACCCATCCAAAGTTAATAGATTGGAAACCTTACAATGTGGATTTTGTAATAGAAGCTTCCGGAAAATTTAAACTTTCCGAAGACTTAAAACATCACATCAACAATGGAGCAAAACGTGTAATTCTATCTGTTCCTCCAATTGAGGATGATATAAGCACAATTGTTTTAGGCGTGAATGACAGTGATATTAATAGTGAAGATCTTATAATTTCCAATGCCTCTTGTACGACCAATAATGCAGCACCAATGATTGCGATTATTGATAAACTTTGTGGTGTCAAACAAGCATATATCACAACTGTTCACTCTTATACAACCGATCAAAGTTTGCATGACCAACCACATCGTGATTTGAGACGCGCTAGAGCAGCAGGACAGTCTATTGTACCAACAACAACAGGGGCTGCAAAAGCCTTGACAAAGATTTTTCCAAAATTATCAAATGTTATAGGCGGTTGTGGCATTAGAGTTCCCGTTGCAAATGGCTCTTTAACAGATATCACGTTTAACGTTGAGAGAACTGTTACCATTGATGAAATAAATACTGCTTTCAAATATGCTGCAGATACCTATTTAAAAAACATTCTTGAATATACTGAAGACCCAATTGTCTCTATAGATATTGTTGGTAACACGCATTCATGCATTTTCGATTCCCAAATGACTTCTGTGATTGGTGGAAATATGATTAAAATAATTGGGTGGTATGATAATGAAACTGGCTATTCTAGTAGAGTTTTAGATTTAATAAGCGATTTAACGATGAAATAG
- a CDS encoding RNA polymerase sigma factor: protein MSTPIEKQIVELLGKGDKKALNLLYENYADSLYGVILKVTINEEIAQDALQETFIKVWKNAKKYDSKKAKLFTWLYRIAKNTAIDKLRSFNNRFEKEVQIDKSNVYILPTANLNQDVIDLKEHVARLDEKYQIVLKALFFEGMTQQEASEELDIPLGTIKSRLKIGLRELKKVYDPETE, encoded by the coding sequence TTGAGTACTCCAATAGAAAAGCAAATAGTAGAATTGCTTGGCAAAGGCGATAAAAAAGCATTGAATCTTCTTTATGAAAATTATGCAGACAGTCTTTATGGTGTTATTTTAAAAGTTACTATTAATGAAGAAATCGCACAAGATGCTCTCCAAGAAACATTTATAAAAGTTTGGAAAAACGCTAAAAAATACGATTCCAAAAAAGCAAAATTATTCACTTGGCTTTACAGAATTGCAAAAAATACCGCAATAGACAAATTAAGAAGTTTTAATAATAGATTTGAGAAAGAAGTCCAAATTGATAAATCAAACGTATATATCTTACCAACAGCAAATTTAAATCAAGATGTTATCGATTTAAAAGAGCATGTTGCTAGATTGGACGAAAAGTATCAAATAGTGCTAAAAGCTTTATTTTTTGAGGGCATGACCCAACAAGAAGCAAGTGAAGAATTAGATATACCATTGGGTACAATTAAGTCTAGATTAAAAATTGGATTAAGAGAACTTAAAAAGGTTTATGATCCAGAAACCGAATAA
- the lipA gene encoding lipoyl synthase, with product METKIASKPVVNVREPKPKWLRVKLPTGKKYTELRGLVDKYKLNTICTSGSCPNMGECWGEGTATFMILGNVCTRSCGFCGVKTGRPETVDWDEPEKVARSIKIMSIKHAVLTSVDRDDLKDMGSIMWSETVKAVRRMNPETTLETLIPDFQGIERHIDRIIDVAPEVVSHNIETVKRLTREVRIQAKYERSLGVLKYLKQQGQRRTKSGIMLGLGEEREEVIETLHDLRANDVDVVTIGQYLQPSKKHLPVKHFVTPDQFEEYKEIGLDLGFRHVESSALVRSSYKAQKHIN from the coding sequence ATGGAAACAAAAATCGCATCAAAACCAGTCGTAAATGTACGTGAGCCAAAACCAAAATGGCTGCGTGTAAAGTTACCAACTGGAAAAAAATATACAGAGCTTAGAGGTCTTGTAGATAAATATAAGTTGAATACAATTTGTACATCTGGAAGTTGTCCTAATATGGGTGAATGTTGGGGAGAAGGTACTGCTACTTTTATGATTTTAGGAAACGTTTGCACAAGATCATGTGGGTTTTGTGGTGTAAAAACAGGTAGACCAGAAACGGTCGACTGGGACGAGCCAGAAAAAGTAGCCCGCTCAATAAAAATCATGAGCATCAAACATGCAGTTCTAACTAGTGTAGACAGAGATGACCTAAAAGACATGGGAAGTATCATGTGGAGTGAAACTGTAAAAGCAGTGAGACGCATGAACCCTGAAACCACCTTAGAAACCCTAATTCCAGATTTTCAGGGAATTGAAAGACATATCGATAGAATTATCGACGTCGCACCAGAAGTCGTATCGCACAATATAGAAACTGTAAAACGATTAACACGCGAAGTTAGAATCCAGGCAAAATATGAAAGAAGTTTGGGCGTACTAAAGTATCTCAAGCAGCAAGGACAACGCAGAACGAAATCTGGCATCATGCTAGGCTTAGGCGAAGAGCGCGAAGAAGTGATAGAGACTTTACATGATTTGAGAGCAAATGACGTAGACGTTGTAACCATTGGTCAATATCTCCAGCCAAGTAAAAAACATTTACCTGTAAAACATTTTGTAACACCAGATCAATTTGAAGAATATAAAGAAATTGGACTCGATTTAGGTTTTAGACATGTTGAAAGTAGTGCTTTGGTTAGATCATCCTATAAAGCTCAAAAACATATCAATTAA
- a CDS encoding pyridoxal phosphate-dependent aminotransferase gives MPKISKKGVSMPESPIRKLVPYAEQAYKEGKTVYHLNIGQPDIKTPQVALDAVRVHSLDILAYTRSEGSEAYRKKIANYYAKNDIHVQHDEIIVTTGGSEALLFSFGSVMDVGDEVIIPEPFYANYNGFSTASGVTVVPVISKIEDNFALPPIEEFEKLITPKTKAILICNPGNPTGYLYSEEEIKKLASIVKKHDLFLIADEVYREFAYEGAKHHSILQEEGLDDYAIVIDSVSKRYSMCGARIGCLVSRNKDVIKTVLKFAQARLSPPTLAQIASEAALETPQSYFDDVIEEYVERRNVLVEELKKIDGVQVANPKGAFYCIAQLPIKNSDAFAQWLLESFDVDGETIMVAPAAGFYSTPGVGLNQIRIAYVLNTNSLRKAVYILKEALKVYKD, from the coding sequence ATGCCAAAAATATCAAAGAAGGGCGTTTCAATGCCAGAATCACCGATACGTAAATTAGTCCCGTATGCTGAACAAGCTTATAAAGAAGGGAAAACGGTGTATCATTTAAATATTGGGCAACCAGATATTAAAACGCCTCAAGTCGCGTTAGATGCTGTAAGAGTTCACTCTCTTGATATTTTAGCCTACACGCGCTCTGAAGGATCTGAAGCTTACCGAAAAAAAATCGCTAATTATTACGCTAAAAACGACATTCATGTCCAACATGACGAGATCATCGTGACAACTGGTGGTAGTGAGGCACTTTTATTTTCATTTGGTAGTGTAATGGATGTAGGTGACGAAGTTATTATACCAGAGCCATTTTACGCCAATTACAATGGTTTTTCTACAGCATCTGGAGTAACGGTTGTTCCTGTGATATCCAAAATTGAAGATAATTTTGCATTACCTCCAATTGAGGAATTTGAAAAACTAATCACACCAAAAACAAAAGCAATCCTTATTTGCAATCCAGGAAACCCAACTGGTTATCTCTATTCCGAAGAAGAAATAAAAAAACTTGCGAGCATTGTAAAAAAACACGATTTATTTTTAATTGCAGATGAAGTGTATAGGGAATTTGCTTACGAAGGCGCAAAACATCACTCTATTTTACAAGAAGAAGGGTTAGATGATTATGCCATTGTAATAGATTCTGTATCTAAACGCTACAGCATGTGCGGTGCAAGAATAGGTTGTCTGGTATCTAGAAATAAGGATGTTATAAAAACGGTTTTGAAATTTGCACAGGCAAGACTAAGTCCACCTACTTTAGCACAAATCGCAAGTGAAGCTGCTTTGGAAACTCCTCAAAGTTATTTTGATGATGTTATTGAAGAATATGTAGAGAGAAGAAACGTCTTGGTCGAAGAACTAAAAAAAATAGATGGCGTTCAAGTCGCAAATCCAAAAGGCGCTTTTTATTGTATTGCTCAGCTCCCAATAAAAAACAGTGACGCTTTTGCCCAATGGTTACTAGAATCTTTTGATGTTGATGGTGAGACGATTATGGTTGCTCCAGCTGCAGGATTTTACAGTACTCCTGGCGTGGGATTAAACCAAATTCGTATTGCGTATGTTCTCAATACCAACAGTCTTAGAAAAGCAGTATACATTTTAAAAGAAGCATTAAAAGTTTATAAAGACTAG
- a CDS encoding membrane or secreted protein — protein sequence MKLLLITLFLLGIGVAGIAIKIWAKKDGKFAGTCASQNPMLNKDGDACGFCGKTPDQFDNCNEPQHAS from the coding sequence ATGAAACTTTTACTTATTACATTATTTCTTTTAGGAATAGGTGTTGCAGGAATAGCTATTAAAATTTGGGCTAAAAAAGACGGTAAATTTGCAGGTACATGCGCAAGTCAAAACCCAATGCTCAATAAAGATGGTGATGCCTGTGGTTTCTGCGGAAAAACTCCAGACCAATTCGATAATTGTAACGAACCTCAACACGCATCATAG